One window from the genome of Chloroflexota bacterium encodes:
- a CDS encoding Rieske 2Fe-2S domain-containing protein translates to MGQAYRLAPAERIPLGEGRVFYVEGTPVAVFRSRQGDVFATQSACPHKRGPLADGIIAGGQIVCPLHAYKFDLATGKPTGNDCPALQTYAAALDDNGDVVISMSPAS, encoded by the coding sequence ATGGGACAAGCGTACAGGCTGGCGCCGGCGGAGCGGATACCCCTGGGCGAAGGGCGCGTGTTTTATGTGGAAGGCACGCCGGTAGCGGTGTTCCGCTCGCGGCAGGGCGATGTGTTCGCCACGCAGTCGGCATGTCCACACAAGCGCGGACCGCTCGCGGACGGCATCATCGCCGGCGGACAAATAGTATGCCCGCTGCACGCCTACAAGTTCGATCTGGCAACCGGCAAGCCCACCGGCAACGACTGCCCCGCGCTGCAAACATACGCCGCCGCGCTTGATGATAATGGCGATGTGGTGATTTCTATGTCGCCCGCGTCTTAA
- a CDS encoding NAD(P)/FAD-dependent oxidoreductase, translating into MATKKKLVVVGNGMAGARFVEEVLALGGQEQYDITVFGEEPYGNYNRILLSGVLAGTHDEKDIFINPLSWYEKNGITLHAGVRVIGIDRKSKTAYGAGGLLVPYDKLVVATGSSPFIPPMDGLHSDDGSLRNGIFPFRTLDDCNEMVEYSEDARRATVIGGGLLGLEAARGLMNRGVDVDVVHLTPYIMDQQLDASSGDMLKDLLEDMGVRFHLEKLTTTVHGNGKVTGVGFRDGDSLDCEMLVISAGIRPNIDLARMSGLNIRRGILVNDDLSCRNDRDIYAIGECAEHRGRTYGLVAPLWDQARTLAERLTSEESNATYTGSKVSTKLKVMGVELAVAGDKDPVGDDDEVVSYVEPNRGVYKKLIVRQGKVAGAILLGDGAAAPRLLQAFDRGEALPQNRAELLFPLSGEAESLDISDMPDDAQVCNCNGVSKGNIVAAVGAGCRSMKAVCDATRAGTGCGSCIPQVQAILELAADGLVAEDPSEHYYVPAIPMTKPELVAAIKAHGLRSVSAVLSEFAGGKEDAPSKMGLASLLKTIWADEYEDERDARFINDRVHANIQRDGTFSVVPRIFGGVTSPDELRRLADVAEKYEAKMVKVTGGQRIDLLGIPKTHLPDVWRELKMPSGHAYTKAFRTCKTCVGTEFCRYGVGDSVKLGIEIEKRFQGVESPHKMKLAASGCPRNCAESTTKDLGVVAIEGGKWEIYIGGAAGSQVRKGDVLCVVDSHDDVLKFMGRFMQYYRENAKYLERTYGFVERVGIDHIKSVLLDDSEGICDRLDADIQAAVDDYKDPWQEAEIPVHPNQFVSVAG; encoded by the coding sequence ATGGCTACGAAGAAGAAGCTTGTTGTGGTTGGCAATGGGATGGCGGGCGCGCGCTTTGTGGAAGAGGTGCTGGCGCTCGGCGGCCAGGAGCAGTACGACATCACTGTGTTCGGCGAAGAGCCTTATGGCAATTACAACCGCATCCTGCTGTCGGGCGTGCTCGCGGGTACACACGACGAGAAGGACATCTTCATCAACCCGCTGTCATGGTACGAGAAGAACGGCATCACGCTGCACGCGGGCGTCCGCGTCATCGGCATCGACCGCAAGTCGAAGACGGCTTACGGCGCGGGCGGGCTGCTCGTGCCGTATGACAAGCTTGTAGTCGCTACTGGCAGCTCGCCGTTTATCCCGCCGATGGACGGGCTTCACAGCGACGACGGCAGCCTGCGCAACGGCATCTTCCCATTCCGCACACTCGACGACTGCAACGAGATGGTCGAGTATTCCGAAGACGCGCGCAGGGCGACCGTGATAGGCGGCGGCTTGCTCGGTCTTGAGGCGGCGCGCGGGCTGATGAACCGCGGAGTCGATGTGGATGTGGTACATCTGACGCCGTACATTATGGACCAGCAATTGGACGCATCATCCGGCGACATGCTCAAGGACTTGCTTGAAGACATGGGCGTGCGCTTCCACCTCGAAAAGCTCACCACGACCGTGCACGGCAACGGCAAGGTCACCGGCGTAGGATTCCGCGACGGCGATTCGCTGGACTGCGAGATGCTTGTCATATCCGCCGGTATTCGCCCGAACATCGACCTCGCGCGGATGTCTGGGCTAAACATACGGCGCGGCATTCTGGTGAACGACGACTTGTCCTGCCGCAACGACCGCGACATCTACGCGATAGGCGAGTGCGCCGAGCACCGCGGGCGAACATACGGATTAGTCGCGCCGCTGTGGGATCAGGCGCGCACACTCGCCGAGCGGCTGACAAGCGAAGAATCCAACGCGACATACACCGGCTCTAAAGTATCCACGAAACTCAAGGTCATGGGTGTGGAACTCGCCGTCGCAGGCGACAAAGACCCCGTCGGCGATGACGACGAAGTGGTGTCTTATGTAGAGCCGAACCGCGGGGTCTATAAGAAGCTCATCGTGCGGCAAGGCAAGGTCGCCGGCGCGATATTGCTGGGAGACGGCGCAGCCGCGCCGCGCCTGCTGCAAGCGTTCGACCGCGGCGAAGCATTGCCGCAGAATCGCGCCGAACTGCTATTCCCGCTGTCGGGCGAAGCCGAGTCATTGGACATATCGGACATGCCGGACGACGCGCAAGTGTGCAACTGCAACGGCGTGTCCAAGGGCAACATCGTCGCCGCAGTTGGCGCGGGCTGCCGCAGCATGAAGGCGGTCTGCGACGCGACAAGGGCAGGCACCGGCTGCGGCTCGTGCATCCCGCAAGTACAGGCGATTCTAGAACTCGCGGCGGACGGGCTGGTGGCGGAAGACCCCTCCGAGCACTACTATGTACCCGCGATACCGATGACCAAGCCGGAGCTTGTGGCGGCTATCAAAGCGCATGGGCTGCGCAGCGTGTCTGCCGTGCTGAGCGAGTTCGCGGGCGGCAAAGAGGACGCGCCGAGCAAGATGGGCTTGGCGTCGCTGCTGAAGACGATATGGGCGGACGAGTACGAGGACGAACGGGACGCGCGCTTCATCAACGACCGCGTGCACGCGAACATACAGCGCGACGGCACTTTCAGCGTCGTGCCGCGCATATTCGGCGGCGTAACATCGCCGGACGAACTGCGGCGGCTCGCGGATGTCGCCGAGAAGTACGAAGCGAAGATGGTCAAGGTTACCGGCGGGCAGCGCATCGACCTGCTGGGCATACCGAAGACGCACCTGCCCGATGTCTGGCGCGAGCTGAAGATGCCGTCCGGTCACGCCTACACGAAGGCGTTCCGCACTTGCAAGACATGCGTCGGCACGGAGTTCTGCCGCTACGGTGTGGGCGACAGCGTGAAGCTGGGCATCGAAATCGAGAAGCGCTTCCAGGGCGTAGAGTCGCCGCACAAGATGAAGCTGGCGGCATCCGGCTGCCCGCGCAACTGCGCCGAATCTACGACGAAAGACTTGGGTGTAGTCGCCATCGAAGGCGGCAAGTGGGAAATATATATCGGCGGCGCGGCAGGCTCGCAGGTGCGAAAGGGCGATGTGCTGTGCGTCGTGGACAGCCACGACGATGTGCTGAAGTTTATGGGGCGCTTTATGCAGTACTACCGCGAGAACGCCAAATATCTCGAGCGCACTTACGGCTTCGTAGAGCGTGTGGGCATCGACCACATAAAATCGGTATTACTGGACGACAGCGAAGGCATCTGCGACCGGCTGGACGCGGATATACAGGCGGCGGTGGACGATTACAAAGACCCGTGGCAAGAAGCCGAGATTCCCGTTCACCCGAACCAGTTCGTCAGCGTCGCGGGGTAA